TTAAAAATGCTCGAAGTGCGATGGGGTAGCTCCCAAGACACGGTTCAACAATAGCGTTTCTTCGCATCCATACTCGCGCGAATTCAACCGACCCAACTGGCGCGGCCTCTTTTGGAATGCTTTTATCCGTCGCGATTTCCTGGATGGTTTTGCGATAACAAGAAAAATCATCCAAAGCGGCAGCCATCAATATCGCGCGAGATTCTGGCGAATTAGCGTATTCGCGTTGGATTAAGAAATGGCCGTATTGGTCAGTTTTTCCAAGCATCTCTAACATCCGCAACAAAACCGGAGCCGTCGATAGGACGGCCCCGGAACAAGACCTTCTCGCAGGTCCCGCGGCCAAATCAACTTCCGGAGGATATACATAGAAGCCTTTGGCTGCCGGTGTTACGCACCGCCGGCTGGCGCTCCGATACTGGATACCCCCTCGGAAGCGGGGGGCCGTAAAACTGATAACCGCACAGTCGCATGAAGCGACGTTTATGCAAGCGCACGCACAGTCTGTCTGACCCAAAATAAAATCGGTGGTGAAAAAGCGCTATATACCGCCGGTATTTACACGTCATGACCTATTGCGGGGCTGGCATGCTGCGTCTTATGAAACAGCGCATGCCATCAACGCCCCGTTGGCCGCCCGTCGAAGGCGGGCTGCCTGCCGTAGGCCTGGACGAGCTACTGGAAAGCCAATCGGAGCTGCTTACGATCCTGCGCCATTCGGTCGGTGAAGAAGACGCCCTGTGGCAGGCCCACTACTGGCCGGTAATCCAGCGCTTTGCGAGTTGGGCACATCTGCTGCCGGCCTCGCGCGAGCACCACCACTACGGCGCCGGCGGTTTGTGGCGGCATTCACTGGAAGCGGCACGCGCGGCGGCCGACTTGTTTGAACGGCATGTGGTGGGACAAAACCTGCCGCGAGAAGAACGCATTCGGTATCGACGCGGTATGCGCTGGGCCTGTGTGTGCGGCGCTTTGTTGCACGACTGCGCAAAACCCATGACCGATGTTGAGGTCACCGATGATGCCGGGCGTGTCTGGAACCCTGTTCAGGGGAGCTTGACGGCCTGGCTGAAAGCGACGGGCGCCACCCGCTACACCTTGCGCTGGCGAACCGGAAGAGCCGGCCAACACGCCATCGGCGCGGCCATCATGTTGCCGCGCGTCATGGGGTGGCCCGCGCTGATCTGGTTGCAAAGCCAATGCGGTCAAAGCGTGTTGCTGGAGCTGACCAACGCGCTCATGGACGACACGCGACAAGGGCTTCTGCCGGAGGTCATTCATGAGGCCGACCGGCTGTCCGTGGCCGACGACCTGAGTCGTCGCCCCGATATCAACGAAGACCATCGGATCACCGGCGTCGCGGCCGAAGGGCATATTCTTGATGCGGCCCGGTCGTTGATACGCGAAGGCCGGTGGCGCATCGGCGGAAAGGTCTGCGCCTTGGCCGACGATGGCGATGTGTTGCTGGCCTGGCCGCGCGCGGGAACGGACATCGGCAACTGGCTGGCCGAGCATCAGATTCCAGGAGTGGTCAGAACGCCGGAGTCGGTTGCCAATGTGCTGCTGGATACGGGCAAGGCGATACCGTGTGGTGATGAATTGCACTGGAAGTTTCGCTCGCAGGAAGGCGTGGTGATCTCGGGGCTGCGCATCAAAGCCGGGACGCTGGAGCTGGAGGGCGCCCCCGTCGGCGGGCGCTGGGTTAACGACGAGGCCGCCAGTACCCAGGAAAAGACCGCGCCAGCCTCAAAACCGAAAGCGGACACGGAACCCGAGCCGGAACCCGCACAGGAAGCGGCGCCGTTGGACAAAGACCTCCACCGCAAAATCGCATCGTGCCCCGTGGCCGCGGCGATATTCGACGACCTGGCCCGCGGCGAAAAGCCCATTGACTGGTTGTATCGCTTTGAAAGCGATTGGCACCTGCGCTACCCGGATGCATTCAAGGGCTGCGGCATGTCGCCCATGCAGGCGGCCAAGGAGTTGGTTGCCGCGCAACTGGCGGACTCCGATGGCAAACGCATTGCCCAGGAGACCGGCGACACACGCGGTGTACGACTGCGTTTCACGGGGAACCCGTTGCCAACAGAAGCGGCATTCGAAGCCTTGCCCCACTGGTTCGAAAAACAGACCGAAGGTGTTGTCGACATTCGGGGTATCCGGTTTATCGAATCCGGCCGCGCACGCCGCTGGGCGGCTTTGTTCGGTGACCCGGAAGAGGTGATTCATGCCCTGCTCGACGCGCAGCGCATTGTCGAAGGCAGCATGAAAGACCGTGGGAACAAGTCCTACGTTCGACTGGAGAAAAACTCGGATGAAGCATAACGCCAATTTTTACGAGCCCCCCTTCAGGCCGCCCTATGAACAACAGGCGGCCTGGGGTTGGGCGATTGCGTCGGCAACCACGCTGGCGACCACCTTTGCGTTTCATTTACCGCTGGTTGCCGGAGTCTCGGCCACGGCCGTCGCGGGAACAATCGGCGCCTGGCGCTGGTATCAGGGTGAACCGTATGCGCTCAACAGAAAGCGGTTGATGCAGGCGGACAAGCTCTGGTTTATCAGTCGGGACAAGGCAAACCAATGGTATCAATGGGCCTCCGCGCAAAATAAGCTCTGGTTGGGACGAGGCTATGAGGTCACGCCGCAAGCGGCTGAAAAAATCCGCATTATCACAAGCCGGGGCCTGAATGAAGCGCTCGGTCAGGCGCCTGGTCAGGACTCACCGATGGGCTGGATTCAACAAATCGAACCGGCCAAGCCCATTGTGGTGGACTTCGGCGACCTGGACGGCCATGTGATCATTGTGGGGTCCACGGGGCGGGGTAAAACGCGTTGTTTTGATCACATTATCGGCCAGGCCATCGCACGGGGAGAGCCGGTCATTGCGCTAGACCCCAAGGGTGACAGCGACCTTGAAGAAACGATGCGCGACGCCTATCGCCGGGCCGGACGCCCGGAGGCGTTTGCGGCCTTTCGGCCCGCGCGCCCGGAAAACAGTGTGCGCATCGATCCGCTGGCGAATTGGGGGCGAGCGACCGAGGTTGTCTCGCGCATCATCGCGCAGGTTGAAGCCGACGGTTCCTTCAAGGCCTTCGTCTGGCGCGTGATGAACAACATCGTGCAGGGCGAAATCGCCGCGGGGCGCAAACCAAACCTGCTGAGTCTGCGTCGCCTGGTCGAACGCGGCATCGACGGGCTCCTGCTTGAAGTGCTCAAAACCTATTGCACGGAAAATGCCAAGCCGGAGGAATACTTAGGCTACGTCAACAACGCGATGACCAAAAACGGCCGCGAGGTCGACGGCTACGTGGAATTTTATGAACGCGTACTGGTCCGGCGAGCGCCCAGTCTGTCTGTCGAGGGACTGATCGCAGACTACCGTCACGACAAGGAGCATTTCTCGAAAATGGTGGTCTCGTTGACACCCATTCTGTCGATGCTTACCACACCGCCGCTGGATGAGCTGCTCTCGCCGCAACCGCGTGCCGGTGATAACCGCGAGATCATCACGATTGACAAGGTCGTCAAACAGGGCCGCGGACTGTATGTCTCGCTCGCCTCGCTATCGGACCCCACGGTCGGTTCAGCGATCGGTTCGATTCTGCTCTCGGACGCGGCCGCTTTGGCCGGCGAACGCCTGGAGTCGGCTATCACCGAACCGCGCGTGACCCTGCTGGGCGACGAGATAGCCGAAATCACGAACGACCAGCTCACGCAGATTCTGAACAAGGGCCGTGGCGCCGGTATTCGTGCGGTGATCGCCACGCAAACGCTCGCTGACCTCGAAGTGCGCCTGGGCTCAAGAGCCAAAGCGCTGCAACAGGTCGGCAACCTCAACAACATCATCGTCTTTTCTTTGAAAGACCCGGATACGGCCAAGCAGATTGCCAGCAGTTTTCCGAAATACCAGGCGCGGCAAATCAACCGTTCCTACTCGCAGTCCATTCAGGCTCATCCAGGGGACACCTGGGGCGGGGGGTACGGGGAAAGTCTGCAGCAACAGGACGTGGATCTACTGCCCGCCGACCTGCTGATGCGGCTGCCCAAATTGCACTACGTGGCGCAATTCTCGGACGGTCGTGTGGTCAAGGGCCAGATACCGATTGTAGGAAATCCAAAATGAAGAGTCAGAAACGAACCCGCCCCATCAAGCCGCAGCGCGCGCCCTCGCGTCGGGACTGGCCGAGCGGTCTGCGCAAAATCGCCCGGCGGATGCGTCTGTACGACGAACTTGAACTGCTGCGGACTATCTCGCCTTCGACGACGCAATGGTTGTTGCAGCACTGGAACAAACCACAAGGCAAGCGGGCACTTGAGATCATCAAAAGGCAAGGCGCCGCGGCCTTTGTCGAGCTGAATCAGGAATCGCTTTAATGGCGGCAGACGGCATCCTGAACAACGAAAAAGAACGCCGGAAACGTATTCTGGGGTTCGGCTTTCTGGCGGTTATTGCCGTGCTGCTGCTCTCGCCCTATCCCTTGTTGATGCATCTGCAGCAAACGCAGGAGAACATGGTTATCCAGGCCTTCGGCGATGGCGTGGATCAATGGATTGCCGGGATTGCCTCAAGTATCAGCCGGGCAACCGGCATCATCCAGGCGGCACAGTCCGCGCGCGGGTTTTGGGGCCAGCGCCTGGACGTGATTGCGCTGGGTGTTTATATCGTCAGTTGGCGTGTCATGTACGCGCTTTTGGCCCTCTCACTGGCCGCGCCCTTACTGGCCGCTGCGGTATGGGATGGGTTGATGAACCGGCGCATTGCACAGTGGCGGTACGAGTACACGAGCAATCGCTTGCACTATCTCTCTCGCGGCGCCATCGGCTGGTTTGTGGACGTGCTATTGCTTTTGCTCGTCTTCCCGTTGCCCATGCCGCCCGAAGCGCTGGTCGTGGTCATGTTTTTACTCGGCGGCGCACTGCATCAGTGGTCCGCCTCATTTCAGAAACGTTAACCAACGGAGAATCGTTCGCATGAAGAAAAAAATCCTGGTTGCCGCCCTGGCGACCGTCATGACTGCGCCGGCCTTTGCCGGCGTTCCGGCCCTCATCGAAAAGATCCCAGGCCATCCCGTTGTGCTGCAATCGAGCCCGGTTCCCGGCACTTCTTTGCGGGCCTTTTTGATCAAGGCCGGCACGCACATGGGCGTGGTGTATACCGGGCCGAAAGGGGACTATCTGTTTGCTGGCGGCGAAATCATGACCCGAACCGGGCCGGTCAACATCGCTCAGAAGCTGTTTTCCGACTATTACGCCACGCATGACTTCAGCGCGCTCGCCAAGACACTGAAGCAGAAAGCGACCACGGTGCATCAGGGTCATGCTGGCCCGATGGTCTATGTCTTCTGGGACCCCAGCTGTATTTTCTGCCACAAGCTCTGGGATGAACTGCAGCCGGCCATCAAGGCAGGCAAGATCCAGGTGAACTGGGTGCCGGTGGGTTTTCTCAAGCCATCGAGTCCGGCCAAGGCGGCGACCATCCTGGCGGCGCCCTCGCCACTGGCCGCCATGCGCACCGATGAGCGGCGGTTCAAGGTTCGCGTAGAAGAGGGCGGGATTACGCCGCAAAAGCATGTGCCGGCCAAATACGTTCAGGAGATGCGCGCCAACACGCACCTCTTTGAGACCAGCGGCATGCAGGGTACGCCCAGCATTATTTACCAGGGCGCAAAACGGCAATGGCATGTCATCCCCGGCTTTACGACAACCGATGCCCTGCTAAAGGCGGCACACTAAGTCGGCGTTGCGGGGCGTTCTCGTGATCCGCGAGCGCGAGCCTTTAACCGGGGTGCGTCCGTGAGCCCTCTCATCAAACCCAGGAAAGCAGAACCCGGCGCCCTGCGCCGGTGGACGCGGCAGAGTGTTGAGCTGTTATCGCGCAGACCGGCGCTGACGCTGCTAACCGCAGCATCGTTTGCGCTGGTGGCCCTTGCGCCGCAATCGCTGCTGTTTCCATTTGTGTCGTTTGTCGAAGCCGGGTGGCTGATGAGCCTGGCGCGCGCCGCGGATCACAGCGTGCCAGCCTACGATGTCTTTCGAGCCTCGTTGAAAGACCTGTTCGGGTACTCAAGGGACATCATGCTGCGAGTATTGATGGTTATTTTGGTCGTCATCGCTTACAAGCTGGCTGCGGGGCCGGGCACGGGTGCAGTCACGTCTACGGCGTCTTGGCCGCCTGTCCTGAATCGTCTTCTGGCCGGTATCACGGTTGATCAGTTCAACTCGTTTGCACCGGTTTTCTTGTGGGGGCTTTTCCTTTCGATGTTGACCGGTTACGCCGGGTTCGATCTGACGATGGTCACGGCCGTTAAAGCGTTGGTGATGAACCTGCGTGCCGGGTCCTTATTGTTTGCGGCCGGGCTGCTTCCCTCGTTTCTGTCCGATCTGGTCGGCGCGCTGCCGGTATGGGCCGGGGCGGTCGGCACGATTTTGCTGCTTGGATACAGCATGTTTCTTGTCGTCATGGGGTATGTGAGCGCCCGCGAAATCTTTGAGGGGCAAGGCGAAAACAACCCCGCAAAAGCGTTGGAAAGAAGCGCGGAAGAAGGGAAACAGGGTAAGAAGGCAGCCCTCATCTAACGAATTTTTTTCACACAGGGCAATACATTGTCAGCACGAATCAAAAGCTTGAATCAGTTGGGGGCCGGGGCCTGGCGCGTTCACCACGACCCGCGCCAGGTGCGCAAGCCCAGGCGGCTGCAGACCGGGCCACGGTCATCGCCGCCGGAGACTATCTTGAGCGCGGCGCTGAAAAAACGCTTCGGGTCCGCAGTGACCCTGCAATATCGCGGTGCGGTGGCCGGTCGACGGTTCGTGCTCGACGCGGCGATTGTGCAGGCCCTGATCGCCATCGAGGTTGACGGCTGGCAGCATCATGGACGTTTCCTTTCGGACTTCAAGCGCGACCGGGAAAAAGACCGCGCCCTGACTCTGGCAGGCTGGCGCGTGCTGCGATTCACGGCCGGTGAAATCCGCGGTGACGTGCAAAAGTGCGTTCAGGTGATCGAGCGCGCGCTATGGATGAACCGCTGAAAACTTAATCGTCCAGCCACAATTGCACGATGCGTCCATTCTGGACGGCCATGTGCGCGCGGGTGGAAAGAATGCGGGCCGTGTTGGATACCAGGTGCGGTGGTCGCCCCACGCAAACCGGCGCGTCATCAGCCAGCGACAGACCCTTGATGCGCGTCTGACCCATGCCGATGGCCGTTATCCCAAGGTGATGAAGACGCTGGCCAAGACCGATCTGCTGCTCCTGGACGACTGGGGACTGAACCCCTGGATACCGAGTCGCGGCGTGACTTGCTGGAACTGCTCGACGACCGTCACGGCCAACGCTCGACCCTGGTCACCAGTCAGCTACCCGTCGATCACTGGCACGAGATCATCGGCGATCCGACCCTGGCCGATGCCATCCTCGACCGTCTCGTGCACAACGCCTATCGGATCACCCTCAAGGGTGAGTCCATGCGCAAACGGCGAGCCAGGAACTTGATCGTCTCCACCGACTCCGAGTAACAATGCAGACCCTGCGTCGCTTCGCTCCGACTGCCCCGGCCGAATCACCGTGGAGCCGGTG
This genomic stretch from Acidihalobacter ferrooxydans harbors:
- the mobH gene encoding MobH family relaxase; protein product: MPSTPRWPPVEGGLPAVGLDELLESQSELLTILRHSVGEEDALWQAHYWPVIQRFASWAHLLPASREHHHYGAGGLWRHSLEAARAAADLFERHVVGQNLPREERIRYRRGMRWACVCGALLHDCAKPMTDVEVTDDAGRVWNPVQGSLTAWLKATGATRYTLRWRTGRAGQHAIGAAIMLPRVMGWPALIWLQSQCGQSVLLELTNALMDDTRQGLLPEVIHEADRLSVADDLSRRPDINEDHRITGVAAEGHILDAARSLIREGRWRIGGKVCALADDGDVLLAWPRAGTDIGNWLAEHQIPGVVRTPESVANVLLDTGKAIPCGDELHWKFRSQEGVVISGLRIKAGTLELEGAPVGGRWVNDEAASTQEKTAPASKPKADTEPEPEPAQEAAPLDKDLHRKIASCPVAAAIFDDLARGEKPIDWLYRFESDWHLRYPDAFKGCGMSPMQAAKELVAAQLADSDGKRIAQETGDTRGVRLRFTGNPLPTEAAFEALPHWFEKQTEGVVDIRGIRFIESGRARRWAALFGDPEEVIHALLDAQRIVEGSMKDRGNKSYVRLEKNSDEA
- the traD gene encoding conjugative transfer system coupling protein TraD (Members of this protein family are the putative conjugative coupling factor, TraD, as the term is used for the SXT and TOL plasmid systems.) produces the protein MKHNANFYEPPFRPPYEQQAAWGWAIASATTLATTFAFHLPLVAGVSATAVAGTIGAWRWYQGEPYALNRKRLMQADKLWFISRDKANQWYQWASAQNKLWLGRGYEVTPQAAEKIRIITSRGLNEALGQAPGQDSPMGWIQQIEPAKPIVVDFGDLDGHVIIVGSTGRGKTRCFDHIIGQAIARGEPVIALDPKGDSDLEETMRDAYRRAGRPEAFAAFRPARPENSVRIDPLANWGRATEVVSRIIAQVEADGSFKAFVWRVMNNIVQGEIAAGRKPNLLSLRRLVERGIDGLLLEVLKTYCTENAKPEEYLGYVNNAMTKNGREVDGYVEFYERVLVRRAPSLSVEGLIADYRHDKEHFSKMVVSLTPILSMLTTPPLDELLSPQPRAGDNREIITIDKVVKQGRGLYVSLASLSDPTVGSAIGSILLSDAAALAGERLESAITEPRVTLLGDEIAEITNDQLTQILNKGRGAGIRAVIATQTLADLEVRLGSRAKALQQVGNLNNIIVFSLKDPDTAKQIASSFPKYQARQINRSYSQSIQAHPGDTWGGGYGESLQQQDVDLLPADLLMRLPKLHYVAQFSDGRVVKGQIPIVGNPK
- a CDS encoding DUF4400 domain-containing protein, with amino-acid sequence MAADGILNNEKERRKRILGFGFLAVIAVLLLSPYPLLMHLQQTQENMVIQAFGDGVDQWIAGIASSISRATGIIQAAQSARGFWGQRLDVIALGVYIVSWRVMYALLALSLAAPLLAAAVWDGLMNRRIAQWRYEYTSNRLHYLSRGAIGWFVDVLLLLLVFPLPMPPEALVVVMFLLGGALHQWSASFQKR
- the dsbG gene encoding thiol:disulfide interchange protein DsbG — its product is MKKKILVAALATVMTAPAFAGVPALIEKIPGHPVVLQSSPVPGTSLRAFLIKAGTHMGVVYTGPKGDYLFAGGEIMTRTGPVNIAQKLFSDYYATHDFSALAKTLKQKATTVHQGHAGPMVYVFWDPSCIFCHKLWDELQPAIKAGKIQVNWVPVGFLKPSSPAKAATILAAPSPLAAMRTDERRFKVRVEEGGITPQKHVPAKYVQEMRANTHLFETSGMQGTPSIIYQGAKRQWHVIPGFTTTDALLKAAH
- a CDS encoding endonuclease domain-containing protein, with protein sequence MSAALKKRFGSAVTLQYRGAVAGRRFVLDAAIVQALIAIEVDGWQHHGRFLSDFKRDREKDRALTLAGWRVLRFTAGEIRGDVQKCVQVIERALWMNR